TTCATTCCCCACTGGCGCGTACTGAATGGGAGGGAATGGATTTGGATGACTTCTTTTTGACATATTTGATGAATATACTGATAACCAAATCCATATGTTGAAGTCTTTCGATTATTCGGATCAGTCTACTTCGAAATGGCAAGTTTTGCCGGGTTTATAAAGTGGACTGGGAGATCAACTTTGTATTTATGCTGTGCGTTTGCCCTGTTCGGTTGTCTTTGCATCGCGTCCCCCACTCATGGTCGTCGGCTCATCTGTTGGCAAGCCATTATGAAGTGTCATGGAGAGCCGGATTGTCACTACGCATATGACCAATACCTTTACGCCTGTGCGCCTGTTATCAACGGGGATAGGAAGAAGTGTCCCAGCCACTGCATCTCGTCCCTTATCCAGCTGAATCTAACTGAGACCGGCCCGTCTCTAGAGGACTGTGACTGCGCCTCGGACCCCGTCTGCCGGAGCACCAAACGCGCCATAGAGCCGTGCCTGCCTCGGACAAGCAACATGGGCTGCACCGAAGCCCGGCGGCAGTGCGAGAGCGATTACCAATGTAGCTCGGCAATGCGTGACTATTTGTTTCACTGCCGTAAACTTTTCGGAGGCGAGAGATGTTCAGACGATTGCAGGAGGGTGATAGCCAACATGCGCAATATGCCCAAAGCACAACAACTTGATACTTGTGTTTGTGATGGCACGGAGAGGACGATATGCGAGTACGTCAAAGTTAGTATGAAAAACTTTTGCTTTGACTCTATGGACAGATACACAGGCAGCGGGTTTTCTGATTCGGACTCTGAAGATGATTATGATGATATGGAGGATTATGTCTATGTGGAAAACGCTAGTGATTCACCTAAATCCGCCTGTCGGGGTGTATGGACTTCTACTGTGGCCACCATTTTGGTTCTAATGCGTCTTATCTGATAGGGCAGTCTACCCAAGTTGATTCAGCTGTTGGGGAAGTTgttagagaaatagagaggcCTGTGAAACgttgacacagagagacagaatagctCATGAAAGTGTTGTGACACCAGCACACCTGCTTTAGCGTATACTTTGTGTGTTTGGAAGAGTTT
The sequence above is a segment of the Oncorhynchus gorbuscha isolate QuinsamMale2020 ecotype Even-year linkage group LG16, OgorEven_v1.0, whole genome shotgun sequence genome. Coding sequences within it:
- the LOC123999343 gene encoding growth arrest-specific protein 1-like encodes the protein MASFAGFIKWTGRSTLYLCCAFALFGCLCIASPTHGRRLICWQAIMKCHGEPDCHYAYDQYLYACAPVINGDRKKCPSHCISSLIQLNLTETGPSLEDCDCASDPVCRSTKRAIEPCLPRTSNMGCTEARRQCESDYQCSSAMRDYLFHCRKLFGGERCSDDCRRVIANMRNMPKAQQLDTCVCDGTERTICEYVKVSMKNFCFDSMDRYTGSGFSDSDSEDDYDDMEDYVYVENASDSPKSACRGVWTSTVATILVLMRLI